Proteins co-encoded in one Pelobates fuscus isolate aPelFus1 chromosome 5, aPelFus1.pri, whole genome shotgun sequence genomic window:
- the LOC134611798 gene encoding cytochrome P450 2F2-like — protein sequence MLSTILLGVLVILVLYILSTWRKTQNLPPGPTPWPIIGNIHQINKLAPYETLTQLGKKYGDVYTIYFGWKPVVVLYGYDTLKDALLGQADDFSGRAIVPVFEKIANRKGLVFSNGPHWHQQRRFTLLTLRDLGMGKRSIEERVKEEARFLWQFVEKQKGKPFNPAPQVTAAVSNVICSTVFGERFDTEDEQFQKLLRMINENISFLGKRGFQMYNTYPSILKWLPGEHNKIFQNASDLQGFLKILLENHKLLRDPNCPGDFVDAFLNKIDEEAGNPDSHFTMESLVCTTFNLFIAGTETTASTIRWALRLMLLYPEIQKKVQNEIDSVLGSEKCPSLEDRVHLPYTDAVLHEVQRFASIVPNGLPHEALTDISFKGYTIPKGTQIVTFLHSALYDKKYFENPDRFNPDRFLNENGKFVKNEALLVFGAGKRQCIGESLAKTEIFIFFVSLLQKFNLKYPPGEDSPLELAGGGTRAPKPYNLCAEWRI from the exons ATGCTGTCTACTATACTTCTAGGAGTGCTGGTTATTCTTGTGCTATATATCTTATCTACATGGAGAAAGACGCAGAATCTACCCCCTGGGCCAACCCCATGGCCCATTATTGGGAACATACACCAGATTAATAAACTGGCCCCCTATGAAACATTAACACAG CTGGGGAAGAAGTATGGAGACGTCTACACAATCTATTTTGGCTGGAAGCCGGTAGTGGTTCTCTATGGGTATGACACCCTGAAGGATGCCCTTCTTGGGCAAGCAGATGATTTCAGCGGAAGAGCAATTGTCCCAGTTTTCGAAAAGATTGCAAATAGAAAAG GACTGGTCTTTTCGAATGGACCTCATTGGCATCAGCAAAGACGCTTCACCCTGTTAACACTGCGCGACCTTGGGATGGGTAAACGAAGCATTGAGGAGCGTGTGAAGGAGGAAGCCAGGTTTCTGTGGCAGTtcgttgagaaacagaaag GAAAACCCTTTAATCCGGCACCACAAGTAACAGCTGCGGTTTCCAACGTGATCTGCTCCACTGTGTTTGGAGAGCGCTTTGACACCGAAGATGAGCAATTCCAGAAACTGCTCCGTATGATCAATGAGAACATCTCTTTCTTGGGAAAACGTGGATTTCAG ATGTACAACACTTACCCAAGCATCCTAAAGTGGCTTCCGGGCGAACATAACAAAATCTTCCAAAATGCGTCGGATCTGCAAGGATTTCTGAAAATACTACTAGAGAACCACAAACTGTTACGTGACCCCAACTGTCCTGGGGATTTTGTGGACGCCTTTCTAAATAAAATAGACGAG GAAGCTGGCAACCCTGATTCCCATTTTACCATGGAGAGCCTGGTATGCACAACCTTTAACCTGTTTATTGCTGGGACCGAAACAACAGCCTCTACAATCCGCTGGGCGCTGAGGTTAATGTTGCTGTATCCAGAAATTCAAA AGAAAGTTCAGAATGAAATTGACAGTGTCCTGGGGTCAGAGAAATGCCCTTCCTTGGAGGATCGAGTGCATCTTCCGTACACCGATGCTGTGCTCCACGAAGTACAGAGGTTTGCCAGTATTGTGCCCAACGGCCTCCCCCATGAGGCCCTGACTGATATCAGTTTCAAAGGATATACCATTCCAAAG GGCACCCAGATCGTCACCTTCCTGCACTCTGCCCTGTACGACAAAAAATACTTTGAAAACCCTGACCGGTTTAATCCTGACCGATTTCTGAATGAAAATGGCAAATTTGTAAAAAACGAGGCTCTACTCGTCTTTGGAGCAG GTAAAAGACAGTGCATTGGAGAATCGCTCGCAAAAACAGAAATCTTCATTTTCTTCGTCAGTCTTCTGCAGAAATTCAATCTGAAATACCCTCCAGGAGAGGACAGCCCTCTGGAACTGGCTGGTGGAGGAACACGTGCTCCCAAACCGTACAATTTATGTGCTGAATGGcgtatttaa